The following are encoded in a window of Acetonema longum DSM 6540 genomic DNA:
- a CDS encoding ABC transporter substrate-binding protein: protein MKKYIGLLVLMAMVFVLGACSVNKGEDTAQTAGNLGMITLGLMPDVDSIPFIIAQEKGFFKEEGLTVNLKSFKSAVDRDSALQSGNLDGAISDMLAEAFAKNGGFDTVITSMSQGSYKMVVNKDKAVSSIQDLKGQDVAVSKNTIIEYVTDRILAKGGLTPEDINKVVIPQIPTRLEMLQNGKITAATLPDPMGSIAMKNGGKLLSSSDQLGVNPGVLLFTGKAVKAKEQEIKAMYRAYNKAIDYLNKEPMDSYIDLVIEKGGFPPSVKGALVLPSYTKATAASPREVEAVVQWLHSRNLINKAFTYEELADTRFVK, encoded by the coding sequence ATGAAGAAATATATTGGTTTGTTGGTGCTTATGGCAATGGTTTTTGTATTGGGAGCATGCTCCGTGAATAAAGGAGAAGATACTGCCCAGACAGCCGGGAATTTGGGGATGATTACCCTTGGACTGATGCCGGATGTAGATTCTATCCCATTTATTATTGCTCAGGAAAAAGGATTCTTTAAAGAAGAGGGGCTGACGGTCAATCTAAAATCCTTTAAAAGCGCCGTGGACCGGGACAGCGCCCTGCAAAGCGGCAACCTGGACGGCGCTATTTCAGATATGCTGGCTGAGGCCTTTGCCAAGAATGGCGGCTTTGATACCGTGATTACCTCCATGAGCCAAGGGAGCTATAAAATGGTGGTCAATAAAGACAAAGCTGTCAGCAGTATTCAGGATTTAAAAGGACAGGATGTGGCTGTATCCAAAAATACTATTATTGAATATGTAACCGACCGAATCCTGGCCAAGGGGGGGTTGACCCCGGAGGATATCAACAAAGTCGTGATTCCTCAAATCCCCACCCGCCTGGAAATGCTGCAAAACGGTAAAATCACCGCCGCTACCCTGCCGGATCCTATGGGCAGCATTGCTATGAAAAACGGCGGCAAACTTTTAAGCAGCTCTGATCAGTTAGGCGTCAATCCCGGGGTTCTCTTGTTTACCGGCAAGGCTGTCAAGGCAAAGGAACAGGAAATCAAGGCCATGTACCGGGCCTACAACAAGGCGATCGATTACCTGAACAAGGAGCCAATGGACAGCTATATCGACCTGGTCATTGAAAAGGGCGGCTTCCCGCCGTCGGTAAAAGGAGCGTTGGTCCTGCCTTCCTATACTAAAGCCACTGCCGCCAGTCCCCGGGAAGTGGAGGCTGTCGTCCAATGGCTGCACAGCCGGAATTTGATCAACAAGGCCTTTACCTATGAAGAATTGGCCGATACCCGTTTTGTAAAGTAA
- a CDS encoding methyl-accepting chemotaxis protein, with amino-acid sequence MKITSIHLRLMLLLLPCFLLSFGLLSGVSYYLSSQALSQSLDETAQAVETDYTRRIESYIHEAIVQQQAFAMLPGLRNPSDRLQLTATLTDCKNNSQYLESSVFIAQDGNAVRSDGSSVYLGDRDYFRKVIATQKPVVSELLLSKTTGKLAFNVAVPVVNNGNIAGVLTGSFAIDKLNVLIKDLKWLKSGYGLIASANGLVLAHARQPDLVGKLNLTEKISGSDVNLQQTMQDDRMLHMFKTSAETGQMVMGVYDFNGIPRIAQMSAVDLPGGQRWILVLTAPESEARQPLVVLTRGMIGVMLFCLLLTVGAIIFISRHIAAPIRRLRDETLELTNGDLRERPLTIATQDEIGQLAAGVVHLRGNWRDVIGRVLSDAGHVAAASEELTAGAQQSANAANQVAGSITTIAQGAASQAEASSRIAAVTQDLAAKTRELAMTADTIAGLAHSASQAAGQGQQAISQAIGQMRTIGDNSAVISAAMDELNTGSREINEIVTLIASIASQTNLLALNAAIEAARAGENGRGFAVVAEEVRKLAEQSSEAADKINQLIGQNQVNMDRATTATQTGVGSIRSGVELVGSAGDTFSAIAADVLNLSAQIDTISASIQQTVTATQSLAVATGEIDASAKTATAEAETVSAATEEQSASMEEIAASSQNLATLAASLQSSVARFQM; translated from the coding sequence ATGAAAATAACCAGCATTCATCTCCGCTTAATGCTGCTGCTGTTGCCTTGCTTCCTTCTCTCTTTTGGTCTGTTAAGCGGCGTAAGTTACTACCTATCCTCACAGGCCCTTTCCCAGTCTCTGGACGAAACCGCCCAGGCAGTCGAAACCGACTATACCCGCCGTATTGAGTCCTATATCCATGAAGCCATTGTGCAGCAGCAGGCTTTCGCCATGCTGCCGGGGTTGCGCAACCCCTCAGACCGTCTGCAGCTGACTGCGACTCTGACTGACTGCAAAAACAATTCCCAGTATTTAGAAAGTTCCGTATTTATCGCTCAGGACGGGAATGCCGTTCGCTCGGACGGCAGTTCAGTCTATTTAGGTGACAGGGACTACTTCCGGAAAGTGATTGCCACCCAGAAACCGGTTGTATCAGAACTCCTGCTCTCTAAAACTACCGGCAAGCTGGCGTTTAATGTGGCTGTACCTGTGGTGAACAACGGCAATATAGCCGGGGTACTGACAGGCTCTTTTGCTATTGACAAGTTAAACGTCCTCATTAAAGATCTAAAATGGCTGAAGAGCGGGTATGGCCTGATTGCCAGCGCCAACGGCCTAGTCCTCGCCCACGCGCGGCAGCCGGATCTGGTCGGCAAACTGAATCTTACCGAAAAAATATCCGGTTCGGACGTAAATTTGCAACAAACCATGCAGGATGACCGCATGCTTCATATGTTCAAAACCAGTGCCGAAACCGGACAAATGGTTATGGGAGTCTATGACTTTAATGGCATACCCCGGATCGCCCAGATGTCGGCGGTTGATCTGCCCGGCGGCCAGCGCTGGATACTGGTGCTGACAGCGCCGGAAAGCGAAGCCAGACAGCCTCTTGTCGTCCTTACCCGCGGCATGATCGGCGTCATGCTGTTCTGTCTCCTTCTGACAGTTGGCGCTATTATTTTTATCAGCCGGCATATTGCCGCCCCGATCCGCCGGCTAAGGGATGAGACCCTTGAACTGACCAACGGAGACTTGCGCGAGAGGCCGCTGACCATCGCGACCCAGGACGAGATCGGTCAACTGGCTGCGGGAGTCGTCCATCTGCGCGGCAATTGGCGTGACGTCATCGGCCGGGTTCTCTCCGATGCTGGTCATGTAGCCGCCGCCAGCGAGGAGCTGACTGCCGGCGCCCAACAGTCGGCGAATGCCGCCAATCAGGTGGCGGGCTCCATTACAACCATTGCCCAGGGGGCTGCCTCTCAGGCCGAAGCCAGCAGCCGGATTGCCGCCGTTACTCAGGATCTGGCTGCCAAAACCCGCGAACTGGCGATGACGGCCGATACTATTGCCGGTCTCGCCCATTCCGCTTCTCAAGCCGCCGGTCAGGGTCAGCAGGCGATCAGTCAGGCAATTGGCCAAATGCGAACCATTGGCGACAATTCGGCCGTTATCAGCGCCGCTATGGACGAGCTCAATACCGGTTCCCGGGAAATCAACGAAATTGTGACCCTGATTGCCTCCATCGCCTCCCAGACCAATCTGCTGGCGCTAAACGCCGCCATTGAGGCCGCCCGGGCCGGTGAAAACGGCCGCGGCTTTGCCGTTGTGGCCGAAGAGGTCAGAAAGTTAGCAGAGCAATCCAGCGAAGCTGCCGATAAAATCAACCAGCTCATCGGTCAAAACCAGGTCAATATGGACCGGGCGACAACCGCCACCCAAACTGGCGTCGGCAGTATCCGCAGCGGGGTTGAACTGGTCGGCTCAGCCGGCGATACCTTTAGCGCCATCGCCGCTGACGTGTTAAATCTTTCCGCCCAAATCGACACCATATCCGCTTCCATTCAGCAAACCGTCACCGCCACTCAGTCCCTGGCCGTCGCCACCGGCGAAATTGATGCCTCGGCCAAAACCGCCACTGCCGAAGCTGAGACTGTATCGGCGGCTACAGAAGAGCAATCGGCTTCCATGGAGGAGATCGCCGCTTCCAGCCAAAATCTGGCGACCCTTGCCGCCAGCCTGCAATCCAGCGTTGCCCGCTTCCAGATGTAA
- a CDS encoding ABC transporter permease: MQKATWAGYLWAILAILVLWQAAAMLLVLPIIPAPLAVVHNLSQIFFNKIAIHGFYSLWRIVGGVLLSMVIGIPVGLGMGYFSCCDRILAPFIYLVYPIPKIALLPVMMLLFGLGESSKILMIFLIIIFQVIVAVRDGVKSIPRETYYPLYSLGAGFGAVCRDILIPASLPKILTSLRIAMATAVSVLFFTETFGTEHGMGYFIMDAWLRVNYLEMYSGIVVLSGIGMLIFGMMDYLENKFCQWQYK, from the coding sequence ATGCAAAAGGCAACATGGGCCGGTTATCTCTGGGCGATACTGGCTATTCTGGTTTTATGGCAGGCTGCCGCCATGCTGCTGGTGCTGCCGATTATTCCGGCACCCCTGGCGGTAGTCCATAACTTATCGCAGATATTTTTCAACAAGATCGCCATTCATGGTTTTTACAGCTTATGGCGCATCGTTGGCGGGGTTCTGCTGTCCATGGTCATCGGCATTCCCGTTGGTCTGGGCATGGGATACTTTTCCTGCTGCGACCGGATCTTGGCGCCCTTTATCTATCTTGTCTATCCCATTCCCAAAATTGCCCTGCTGCCGGTGATGATGCTGCTGTTTGGCCTGGGAGAGTCGTCGAAGATCCTGATGATTTTTTTGATCATTATTTTTCAGGTTATTGTGGCCGTCAGAGACGGCGTGAAAAGCATCCCCCGGGAGACCTATTACCCGCTATATTCTCTGGGAGCGGGTTTTGGAGCCGTTTGCCGGGACATTCTCATCCCTGCCTCTCTGCCCAAAATTCTGACATCCCTGCGCATTGCTATGGCCACAGCCGTATCGGTGCTGTTTTTCACCGAAACTTTCGGCACCGAGCATGGCATGGGATATTTTATCATGGACGCCTGGCTGCGGGTGAATTATTTGGAGATGTATTCGGGAATTGTGGTGTTAAGCGGCATCGGGATGCTCATATTCGGCATGATGGATTATTTGGAAAACAAATTTTGTCAGTGGCAATATAAATAA
- a CDS encoding GlmL-related ornithine degradation protein: MKKVDILVAEIGSTTTLVNAITGIDTAAPALAGQGQAPTTVLDGDVTLGLSQAILELERQLGAPVAYREIVASSSAAGGLKMTVHGLVYDMTVKAAREAALGAGANIHWVTGGVLTEEDVATVARIRPNIILLAGGTDYGEKETVIDNAKCLAGLARSIPVIYAGNCAARQQVCSILANAGGAVTAVDNVYPRIDQLNVEPTRQVIHDVFEKHITEAPGMHKIRQMVGGRIIPTPGAVMRAARLLREAIGDLLVLDVGGATTDVHSVAEADPEIDSMLVSPEPLAKRTVEGDLGVYVNAGNVLALCDIAKLCERLSCRPEQLESLRTPVPVTSAEQEFARYLTETAVRTAVSRHAGNIEYVYGPVGRLAIARGKDLTGVKWIIGTGGALTRLAAGTAILAGVNAPQNSAALLPRNGQVLIDRNYVMAAAGLLADTYPEAALQLMKNSLAI, translated from the coding sequence ATGAAAAAGGTGGATATCCTGGTTGCCGAAATTGGCAGTACGACCACCCTGGTTAACGCGATTACCGGTATTGATACCGCAGCACCGGCGCTGGCCGGCCAGGGGCAGGCGCCTACCACGGTGCTGGACGGGGATGTGACGCTTGGGCTCAGTCAGGCTATTCTGGAACTGGAACGCCAATTGGGCGCTCCGGTGGCTTACCGGGAAATCGTGGCTTCCAGCAGTGCGGCCGGCGGTTTGAAAATGACGGTGCACGGCCTGGTTTACGATATGACCGTCAAAGCGGCGCGGGAGGCGGCGCTGGGGGCGGGCGCCAATATTCACTGGGTCACGGGAGGGGTATTGACGGAGGAAGACGTGGCGACGGTTGCCCGTATTCGCCCGAATATAATCCTGTTAGCCGGCGGCACAGATTACGGCGAAAAGGAGACAGTCATTGACAACGCCAAATGCCTGGCCGGTTTGGCCAGGAGTATTCCCGTCATTTATGCCGGCAATTGTGCTGCCAGACAGCAGGTTTGTTCCATTCTCGCCAATGCCGGCGGCGCGGTAACGGCGGTTGACAATGTGTATCCCCGGATTGACCAGTTGAATGTTGAACCGACGCGGCAGGTGATTCATGACGTTTTTGAAAAGCATATCACCGAGGCGCCGGGAATGCACAAGATCCGGCAAATGGTCGGCGGCCGCATCATTCCCACCCCCGGGGCGGTCATGCGGGCGGCCCGGCTGCTGCGGGAGGCCATTGGCGATCTGCTGGTTTTGGATGTGGGGGGAGCAACGACCGATGTGCATTCGGTAGCCGAAGCAGATCCGGAAATCGACTCCATGCTGGTCAGTCCCGAACCCCTGGCGAAACGAACGGTGGAGGGAGACCTGGGGGTTTATGTCAATGCCGGCAATGTATTGGCCTTGTGCGATATTGCTAAATTATGCGAAAGGCTGAGCTGCCGTCCGGAGCAGTTGGAGAGTTTGCGCACCCCGGTGCCGGTGACATCCGCTGAGCAGGAGTTTGCCAGGTACCTAACCGAAACCGCGGTACGGACAGCTGTAAGCCGTCATGCCGGCAATATCGAATATGTCTATGGTCCTGTGGGACGGCTGGCGATTGCCCGGGGTAAAGACCTTACCGGCGTGAAGTGGATCATTGGCACCGGCGGCGCCTTGACACGGCTGGCGGCAGGAACGGCGATCCTGGCCGGCGTCAATGCACCGCAGAACAGCGCCGCCTTACTGCCTCGAAACGGGCAGGTTCTGATTGACCGGAACTATGTCATGGCTGCCGCCGGATTGCTGGCCGATACATACCCGGAGGCGGCGCTGCAATTAATGAAAAACAGTCTGGCAATTTAA
- a CDS encoding ABC transporter ATP-binding protein, translated as MIQIKDLTVTYESQGECYEALQQINLELPAGETCVIIGPSGCGKSSLLKVMAGIIRDFAGTVTVNGQPVNPERQRIGFIPQNYGLLPWKNVYENILLGVKIKNQINAATGETLTSLLEQLGLTGLENRYPAELSGGQQQRVALARSFLLKPDLLLMDEPFSALDALTREEIQHVFLNTWREHAISTILVTHQVEEAVYLGRRIVIMSASPGMVSQIIDNPLFGVEDVRRRQDFFELTLALRQQIKEMKRNGAK; from the coding sequence ATGATTCAGATCAAGGACTTGACTGTTACGTATGAATCCCAGGGAGAATGCTATGAGGCCCTGCAGCAGATCAATCTGGAGCTTCCCGCCGGTGAGACTTGCGTCATTATCGGCCCTTCCGGCTGCGGCAAATCAAGCCTGCTGAAAGTCATGGCCGGAATTATCCGGGATTTTGCGGGGACGGTGACCGTCAATGGGCAGCCGGTGAATCCCGAGCGGCAGAGGATTGGTTTTATCCCGCAAAATTATGGGCTGCTGCCCTGGAAGAATGTATATGAGAACATTCTGCTGGGTGTGAAAATCAAAAATCAAATCAACGCCGCTACCGGCGAAACCCTGACTTCCCTTTTGGAACAGCTGGGGCTGACCGGGCTGGAGAACCGCTATCCGGCCGAATTAAGCGGCGGACAGCAGCAGCGGGTCGCTTTGGCCCGTTCTTTTCTGCTGAAGCCGGACCTGCTTTTAATGGACGAGCCCTTTTCCGCTCTGGATGCCTTGACCCGGGAAGAAATCCAGCATGTATTTTTAAACACATGGCGGGAACATGCTATTTCTACCATTCTGGTGACCCATCAGGTGGAAGAGGCTGTGTATCTGGGCCGCAGGATCGTGATCATGTCTGCTTCTCCCGGCATGGTCAGCCAGATCATTGACAATCCTTTGTTTGGCGTCGAGGATGTACGCCGGCGGCAGGATTTCTTTGAGCTTACCCTGGCATTGCGGCAGCAGATCAAAGAGATGAAAAGGAATGGGGCAAAATAA